A stretch of DNA from Oceanispirochaeta sp.:
TCCCAGGATATACATTACAAAAAAACTGATAAAAATGGGAATATCCTTCAGTTTGGCTGACTCAGTAAACCAGAGATTGATATCTGAGCTGTTTCCCAGATTCAATCCAATGAATGTAAAAATACAAATGAGAATTAAAATATACCACACAAGCCTTAGAGGCATCACAATCTCCTTTAGGATGAAGTTAGAACTGATCGAATATATGCTTTTATTATACTCCAATCATTCTCTTTTGGTAGAACAATCCAACCACCTTTATAGAAAGATGCATCCTCAAGAGCCGTCGCCTGCTCTTCCGCCGTCAGTCTAAAAAGATTGGTATAACTAGCATACAGTATATTATCTGTATTCATGACATGCTGACCCGTAATTTTATAATCTTTATAGGACAGGAAGTACTTAACCATATCGGCAGAACTCAGATTTGACTGTACGTATTTCCCCGTGGTTCTGATCAAATCATAGATTGTATTCATATCGGTAATACTCATATTTCCGGCTATATCCTTAAGAGCTGCAATGACCTTCTGCTGCCTTACAGCCCTCTCAAAATCAGAGGAGGTATGACGGGAACGGGCAATTCGAAGAGCCGCGATGCCATCCAGGTGGTGTGTCCCGGCGGAATAGTATAGTGTAGACCAGCGTCCATTTTCCATGACTTTATACGTGGGATCGACCAGAGCTTCATCCAGACTGACATCTATCCCCCCGAGAATGTTGACGACATCGATAAAAGCATACATATCGATGGCGATATATTTTGTTATACTCAGTCCAGTCAGATCAGAAAGTTCTGAAGTAAGCCGCTGAGGACCATACTGCCTGTAGATCGAGTTGATTTTCCGACCGTTAAAATAAAGATCCCTGGGAATGCTCAGCATTTTAATCTGAGAATTCTCGCTATCGCAGTGCAGGAGAATCATGGTATCCGCATTATGTTCATGAGATCCGATTAGAAGGAAAGTTTCTGACCCCTGGGACGGAACAAATGTGTCTGCCGCGATATTCTCTGAGTTCATCTCTTCCAGCTGATAATTAAATGTCAGCTCATGACTCCCTGTGAAGGTCTTCAAAGACCGGACAGGAATATCATCTCCATCCATCAGATATATTTCACCGAATTCCTTCTGCAGAGCCAATGCTCCCCGACGAAGGGATTGATCATCCACAAAATCGTAATAGATATAGTCATTGTCTTCCCGGGGCTGGAGGACAGGATGAAAACCGAGGTCCGCCAGCCTTTGTTTGAATGCTGGATCCGCAAGGAGATCTTTGATCTCCTGCTCCACCAGATCATCGGTACGCTGAAAAGCCGTTCTTATATCATTATGGCTGATGTAATCCAGGAGACCTTGTTTCAGGGATTCAATATCCTTAAACTTGAGGTTCCCCATGGTAAAAAGACTCTCTTCCGTATCCGTTGTAATCCTTAAGAGCTCGGAATTGTCAATTCTTAAGACAGGAACACTGCGGTTTCTCCCTGAGAAAACACTGTCGGCCAGGCTTATATTGAACTCCCCCAGTTCTTCTCTCAGTTCCCGATCCCTATAGATTTGAAGTAATTCATTATTCAGCCTTTCAACATGATCATAAAGAACATCCATTTTTCCGCTTTCAATCTGCAGAAAAGCAATTGTCTCCCGGGATGTCAAAGTATTCCTGATTTCGGAATTTCCCAGTTGTGACTGTATGAAAAATCTTTTTTCATCTGCACTATACTCAAGGATAAAATAAGGGTCCTTTCCTTTCTCCAGAAATCCCTTAAGTCCGCTTGTTTTTCTGTATTTCAGCCCCAGTTGATTCAATTGTGAAATAAAATCCCCATCACCCAGCAAAGAACTGCAGACTCTCAACTGTTCCTGTTTGCTGTTATGCTCCTGTAAATAAGAGACCGCATCATAGGCTGCCAGCTCAAAAGTACCGGATTCAGGAATTTCTGATTCGTTTTCATTTTCTGCATCAAAAGAGAGAACCGGAAGATTCATATACATTCTGACTTGAATAGAGTTTTGCTTCAGTAATTCCTGAATATTCCTCAACTCCGCCAACTCCTCCTGATTCAGAAGCATCTGATTCTCATAATTGACAATTTTCCCGGTCCATCTTCTGTTCTGAATGAAGATTGTTAACACAAATGAGAAGAGTATCAGAGTCGAGATCAAGGTGATTAGTACTTTATGTTTCATAGTAATTAATTGTCGTCTCCGGTTTCAATAGTTTTAATTCTCTTTTAGGAAAGTCTGGCTTCTGCTGATTTTACAGTATTAAAAAGCAGCATTGTAATGGTCATTGGCCCTACTCCCCCGGGAACCGGGGTGATATAGGATGCTTTTTCACAGGCTTCATTAAAAGCGACGTCCCCCACGAGTCTGTAACCTCTCTTTTTACTGCTGTCTTCTACCCGGTTCACACCGACATCTATCACGACGGCTTCTGGTTTGATCATGTCTCCGGTTATCATTTCCGGCCGTCCGGCAGCAGCGATCAGAATGTCAGCTCTCAAAGTTTCTTCTTTGAGGTTCTGTGTTGCCGTGTGGCAGATCGTCACAGTGGCATTTCCCCAGGCCTGCTTTTGAAATAAAAGATTACTCAGTGGTTTTCCCACAATATTACTCCGTCCGACAA
This window harbors:
- a CDS encoding LCP family protein, translating into MKHKVLITLISTLILFSFVLTIFIQNRRWTGKIVNYENQMLLNQEELAELRNIQELLKQNSIQVRMYMNLPVLSFDAENENESEIPESGTFELAAYDAVSYLQEHNSKQEQLRVCSSLLGDGDFISQLNQLGLKYRKTSGLKGFLEKGKDPYFILEYSADEKRFFIQSQLGNSEIRNTLTSRETIAFLQIESGKMDVLYDHVERLNNELLQIYRDRELREELGEFNISLADSVFSGRNRSVPVLRIDNSELLRITTDTEESLFTMGNLKFKDIESLKQGLLDYISHNDIRTAFQRTDDLVEQEIKDLLADPAFKQRLADLGFHPVLQPREDNDYIYYDFVDDQSLRRGALALQKEFGEIYLMDGDDIPVRSLKTFTGSHELTFNYQLEEMNSENIAADTFVPSQGSETFLLIGSHEHNADTMILLHCDSENSQIKMLSIPRDLYFNGRKINSIYRQYGPQRLTSELSDLTGLSITKYIAIDMYAFIDVVNILGGIDVSLDEALVDPTYKVMENGRWSTLYYSAGTHHLDGIAALRIARSRHTSSDFERAVRQQKVIAALKDIAGNMSITDMNTIYDLIRTTGKYVQSNLSSADMVKYFLSYKDYKITGQHVMNTDNILYASYTNLFRLTAEEQATALEDASFYKGGWIVLPKENDWSIIKAYIRSVLTSS